The following proteins are encoded in a genomic region of Triticum dicoccoides isolate Atlit2015 ecotype Zavitan chromosome 1B, WEW_v2.0, whole genome shotgun sequence:
- the LOC119349882 gene encoding aspartic proteinase NANA, chloroplast-like, with product MTKMHGHYVAVAAAAVVVVVLLLPGCLDAYPDPDEVVVVDVGALEEGSSCYFPMTAPVVPESPEARREHYRAIAAKDLARHRRMAASTRRRQLAASGMPDLLAATSGSALSTFELPMQSALDSMDVGMYLVTVHFGTPAVAFSMALDTANDLTWLNCRLRGHRRHRDRGNANAQTMSLEQALEPPLVKKTWYRPARSSSWRRYRCSMRDSCGRFPHVACKTPNHNESCSYHQQLQDGTNTRGIFGRETATVAVSGGRQARLPGLVLGCSTFEAGGTVDAHDGVLTLGNANVSFSKMAGKSFQGLFSFCLLATHSGRDAFSYLTFGPNPAMVAGAGFGETDIVYMQNEPSMGVQVTGVFVNGQRLNVPPEVWNYRVHGGLNLDTGTSVSSLLEPAYGVVTRALATLLDPKLEKAPEEVIPFEHCYKWDGKNPAPEAIVPKLELVLMGGARLEPSPKGVLMPEVVPGIACIGFFKRDSGPNILGNVHMQEHIWEFDDVKGKLRFKKDKCTTHINISPPPTNPKPNPNPNPNPNPNPTNNN from the coding sequence ATGACCAAGATGCACGGCCAttacgtcgccgtcgccgccgccgccgtggtggtggtggtgctcctccTCCCCGGCTGCCTCGATGCCTACCCGGACCCGGATGAGGTAGTCGTCGTCGACGTGGGGGCGCTGGAGGAGGGCAGCAGCTGCTACTTCCCGATGACGGCGCCGGTGGTGCCGGAGTCCCCCGAGGCGCGCCGCGAGCACTACCGAGCCATTGCGGCCAAGGACCTGGCCCGGCACCGGCGGATGGCGGCCAGCACCAGGAGGAGGCAGCTGGCGGCGTCGGGCATGCCGGATCTTTTGGCGGCCACGAGCGGGAGCGCCCTGTCCACGTTCGAGCTGCCGATGCAGAGCGCCCTGGACTCGATGGACGTGGGCATGTACCTGGTGACGGTGCACTTCGGCACGCCGGCGGTGGCCTTCAGCATGGCCCTGGACACCGCCAACGACCTGACCTGGCTCAACTGCCGCCTCCGCGGCCACCGGCGGCACAGGGACAGGGGCAACGCCAACGCCCAGACCATGTCCCTGGAGCAGGCGCTGGAGCCACCCTTGGTGAAGAAGACCTGGTACCGTCCGGCGCGGTCGTCGTCGTGGCGGCGGTACCGGTGCTCTATGCGAGACAGCTGCGGCCGCTTCCCGCACGTTGCGTGCAAGACGCCCAACCACAACGAGTCGTGCAGCTACCACCAGCAGCTGCAGGACGGCACGAATACCCGCGGCATCTTCGGGCGCGAGACGGCGACGGTGGCGGTGTCGGGCGGGAGGCAGGCGCGGCTGCCGGGGCTGGTGCTGGGGTGCTCGACGTTCGAGGCCGGCGGGACCGTGGACGCGCACGACGGCGTGCTGACGCTGGGCAACGCCAACGTGTCCTTCAGCAAGATGGCCGGGAAGAGCTTCCAGGGCCTCTTCTCCTTCTGCCTGCTGGCGACGCACAGCGGCCGCGACGCCTTCAGCTACCTCACCTTCGGGCCCAacccggccatggtggccggcgccGGGTTCGGCGAGACAGACATCGTGTACATGCAGAACGAACCGTCCATGGGCGTGCAAGTCACGGGCGTCTTTGTCAACGGGCAGCGCCTCAACGTCCCGCCGGAGGTGTGGAACTACCGCGTTCACGGCGGACTCAACCTGGACACGGGCACCTCCGTGTCGTCGCTGCTGGAGCCGGCGTACGGCGTGGTCACGCGGGCGCTCGCCACCCTCCTAGACCCAAAGCTGGAGAAGGCACCGGAGGAGGTGATCCCGTTCGAGCACTGCTACAAGTGGGACGGCAAGAACCCGGCGCCGGAAGCCATTGTGCCGAAGCTGGAGCTGGTGTTGATGGGCGGCGCGAGGCTGGAGCCCAGCCCCAAAGGCGTGCTCATGCCGGAGGTGGTGCCCGGGATCGCCTGCATCGGCTTCTTTAAACGGGACTCCGGGCCCAACATCCTCGGCAACGTGCACATGCAAGAGCACATCTGGGAGTTCGATGACGTCAAGGGCAAGCTCCGGTTCAAGAAGGACAAGTGCACCACCCACATTAATATTTCTCCTCCTCCAACTAATCCCAAACCCAATCCCAATCCCAATCCCAATCCCAATCCCAATCCCACCAACAACAACTAA